The DNA sequence CGTTCCATAGAAAGTGGGTTTGGTGATATCAGTAATAGTTACAATCAAAGTAATTTCAacaacgacacattacatgtaaagGTACCTTTCAATGACGTGTTTAAAAATGGAACTGAAACCGTTGTTACCGAGGACAAAGAAACGGAACTGAGGATAACGATGTTTGAAGAGAAATGTATCATATTTGAAGAATTGGCAGATTACCTTACAGAAGCAATGACAGTCCTTTACGACATTGCTTTCGATTCAAATGATGGAATGGGAAATGCTTCAGATGTTCTTAATGGCATCGATGATATGATACAAAACATTACgaatattgagaaaaataacaCCGGTATCAACGTGACAGAAGCATACTTCAATTACAATTTAACAGAAGAGGAAATTGAACTGGCAATCACGGATGTGAACATCACAGAAAACCCGGTTGTGAATGAGTCTGTCAATGCCCTCGTCACAGTGAAGGACACCACATTGGCGGAGATCAGTTCTGCATCTGACTATCACATCTTAGCTCCATGGAAACAGATGATGATGAATTACACAGCACAGGTGTTTACGGAAGACGAATGTGCCTCCTTCGAAGATTGCCTTTTCTAtacatttgatcaaatgtaCGATCTGtacgaaaatgttgatttaccaAACGCCACAACAATGAGATCCTTGATAATTGATGCAAAGCAGcaattttttgcagttttgagGAATGATAGTCTTCGAATAGCAGACGCTGAAGCAGTGGCAGCTGGGATCTTAGACCTTCTTCAGGAATCCAGAGAATTAAAAATCTTCTGCGCGACTCCACCAACAATCATACAGCAGCCATCCAGTGTGACGACCTTAGAAGGTAGCAACATAACTTTGTTTTGTACAGCAGAAGCTGATCCTATGGCTTCATACACATGGTATAAAGATGGTCGAATCATttcttcagccgttttggtaGGACAACTCCATCTCATTACTGTTTCCGACTCTTCAAGAGGTTGGTATTTTTGTCAAGCGGGAAACCATGTTGTTAATATAACATCTGTAGAGGTTTATGTGGATGTTCACAAGGTGCCTGTAATAACAGCGGTTTCAGAATATAAAGTGGTACTGGAAGGTGAGGAACCACCAATTGTTTTGTCTTGCAATAGTACAGGCTGGCCTCTTCCATCCATTCGATGGTTTTTCGCATCCGCACAGTCAACATACATGCCTCTTGATGTTAAAGCTGATTTTTTACTCCTTGAGAAGCCTCGTCTTAGCCAAACAGGCTCGTACACCTGTGAAGCTTCAAACGTTGCTGGCAAGGATACATCGAAGGAATTCAAAATAACGGTTGTGGGGACATCGTTTGCTGTTCCTGTATTGACAGCGTCATTCGAATTTTATGACAGCGTGCTTTATGAAGACCATGTCTCGACTTGTGGCACAAGTACCATGGAGGGTAGTCTACCACTCCACGACCTGCAAGATGCAATCGGTAACAGGCTTCAAAATATTCTCGGAATTGATGCAGAGAGGGTTGTTGATTTGGCAGTACGAAGAACTGGACAGGGAGTTGAAATCAATGGCGAAGTTCGATTCAGTGTTTTAGCCGGTAACATGCCACCTATCACTTCTACTGTTGACAGTCCTTACGAGCAACTTGAGTCTATGCATGGAACTGCCCGGAAAGAGCTATCGGTACTTGGCAATATTCTACAAGAAGCATCATTTCAAGAACAAGTGATGTTTGAAAAAGATGGGTGCAGAGCAAGTTTAAAGAGTGGGACTATGGCATGGAGCAATCTTGCAGCTAGATGCCCCGCTGGTTATCATGGTCATGACACAAAGATATTCCTATGTGGTAAGGCTCTTTATCGGAAATTTATTTGGTTGCAGCAAATTTTTACACATCGAGATGCCAGATACTTTTCAACCAATTGAATGTTAATACCCCTATTGAGTTTTGGGGTGCAGGTTGTTACGTGATCCGATGAACAAATGTACGTCCTTTGCTTATTTAAAATAAAGGTCACTTTAATCTTCACTTTACTGCTTGAGAAATGCTTTATGTTTGGTGGTAATATAATGAAGATATTATTGAATAAAGTAACTGTAGCAGGTTAAGAAAGGAAGATAAATTCTACATCACTAGCTGAAACTGGTTACTGGTAGGATCTCAAGCACTATCATATAGTGTTGAGCATATTTCATATTTGCCGAACTAAACAAACACAAAGTTAGAAAAGTACAGCTCAACCAGGCGAAATTGTCATTTTACATCTTAAGTGAATATTCTTGCATCAGTATCTGTTCTTGTCATGTTCTCTTCTCATGGATAACCTCTTCTCTTGATTGTTACGAATAGTCTGTTGTGCCCCAGGACAGTACAGAGCCGATGCAGTCAATTCTTCCTTTTGTCTACCTTGCCCGTTTGGTACCTATCAACACAGTATGTGCAGTTCCTCTTGTATTCCATGCCCCGACGGTCTCACAACAAACGTAGAAGGATCAGCAGATGTCGACAAATGTGAGTGACttgtttgatttgtttcatTTAGGGCATGATCCTAGATTACTTTAATAGTATTCTTTCATTTGGGATATTAGGGTAGTTTCACGTGTTAGACTTGTAGTGTTTGAGCTGAAAGactattaaatattaaaaagacATTTACAAGCAGTTTTACTTTTTGAGGTTTACTGCATTGAAGTGTATCTCATTGTTTGCTTTCTCTTGAAGTTGAAATTGCTATTGGCACACTTGGCTTCAAAGATGTATTAAATGATTCAGGTTGAAGTGTTGTTAGTTTCTTAAAACTAaggtttttaaaaatttcacctGCAGCTTAAAATTCTGAAGAGTTCATATGCAGAGATTGACCCAACTGAAGTACCAATGAGTTAATGATCATGTAGAAGATAATAAATACTTCTACTATAGAAGCAATAAGTaacatttcatcaatattttccgGTAGATTTtactttgaacaaaaaatagTTTTGCCATTTATCTTGAACTTTGTACCATAATACCATTTTGCACTAtagtatttttcaaagtttcaagaaGATTAACTATGGAATTTTAAAAACGATTTCGATTGGATAGATGGCTAACTCAGTAAGGCCGAGTCGTGCGTGGTTACCGCTCTTGTTGCCTTGTAATACAGTAACCGTTGACAGCCCACTGCTTCCACATCTGTGGTGTTATATGTGTCGTGAAATGCCTCACCATGGTACTCAGCCCAATGATACCTTATGTTGGGTACATGACATTCTTTCAGTGTTCTCCAAGCAGTACACTCATAACGATTATCAGTACCCATGGATAGCGCAGGGCCAGCCAATTCCATAGATTTGCATGTTGAAATGCATCCTTCTAATATTgttattttcttgaaactttacCTAAAACTTGAAATGcaaaatcattttgaaaataaaattcaaaaatggtgCCACCGTGAAAGATAAAATGGCAAGATTATTCCTTTCTGTACAAAAGGACCTCTGACATAATGCTAACCCAACATTGCGCTCTTGGTAATATATCATTATTTACCTTCACTGAGTGGTCAGCAACACAATTTTATCCTCACACTATGTTAAAGTCACTTATGAAGGATTTTTTAGAATTATACACTGCAGGAAATACAATACTTCAGTCGTAATTACCTCCTTACATTGCTTGAGGGCTGAAACTTTCTTAAAGCAGTGTGAACTGCATAAAATCAAGGAGATTGGTATTTTTCTATAAGTATTCCTCAAAAAGTAAGcttcttttttttctcattttcctcTTCTACTCACTCTATCCTACtcaacatttatgaaaattgtaAGAATGAAAATATTCGGTATACGTTTTTGGAtgtgttttgtcaaaatattatgaaaaaagCCTCGTTGTAGTTTACAAATCATTGACTAATAGTGCTTCAGGAAAGCCAATTCAAAGCATGATATAGTAACCAgcatttttctttttatcattGGGGTAAGAATAAATCGGAGAACAACGAATTCAAAAATCGGATTCCCTAAAACGTTTGCGGTGTGCATTTGGCTGaatctatcaaaataaataaataaataaataaatatataaataaataaataaataaataaataaataaataaataaataagatagCAAAAAGAAGCCGGTTTATAGTAAAAACTATGTTGGATCCGGTGCTTTTGGACCCCTTGACTCAAAATATAGGACATTAACCTCCTTTTCTTTTcgttataaatatataaataaataaataaataaataaataaataaataaataaataaaaaataaataaaagatagTAAAAAGAAGCCGGTTTATAGTAAAAACCATGTTGGATCCGGTGCTTTTGGACCCCTTGACTCAAAATATAGGACATCAACCTCCTTTTCTTTTCGTTGATATAATTACATAGAGCGCAAATTAATAATGCAGCagtaaggaaaatgacattaAACTCTGGCACTGTAACTGTTGGAATCATCAGAGAATGAgaaaaaccatgtttatatttttaaaaagtgctTGGTAAGGGTACTGAGGACTACCCCTAACTCAAAAGTAGGGCGGGAAACcccttttcctttttccttcTGTTGTAATAATTAATCAGAGCACACTATACACAAAAATTTAGaaactgacaatatttttaatttgaGTCAAGGGAGCACAACTATTTCTCACATCCTTAGTACGCTGCCAGTGTAGGAACACCAGTGTTGCATCGATTTGTTCTCGTACTCTGTATTGTAACACGAGCGAAACGTGTTTTCGTTTGACGAATGCTAATTGTTTTTTTGCTCTCTCCGCGCCCAATCCGCGTGTATTATTTGACGAACTGGCGGTCGCATAGTATAAAACCAGAACTATAACGTGAGCAGACGGCGCGTTTCAAAATGAATTGGGTTGTGCACTCCCCGTCAGTGACAATATTATGCTGTAAGAGCAGTGAGAAGAAAACTTTTAGCAGTATAACTATATTTCGTGTAGCATAATATATGAGTGGATGTGCACTATAGTTTTCAAAGAATAATGATTGAAGGATAAGTTTTCAAAGGggaatgattaaaataaaaagttattAATAACAATGGTGTTTTCTAAAGGTAAAATACTATAACTGCAATTTTCTCAAGTATTGAAGGGACGCGAGAAAAATTACCCCACACCCCAACGGGCTGAGATGGGATGTCCTACCCTCGTTTGGGAACTTCTCTCTCACACTCGCCGTAGTGTGAAACAGAAATACACAGAAACGTGTGACACATTCCATCTTAGTCCATCGGGGTGTGGGTTTCTATTGGTCACGGTAAAACGATTATGCCTTGCCATATATTTGACAGGTAATGTTCCTGTTCTCAAGCCAACCCCGACTAATATCACAGAATCCCAGGTAAGTAAATCGTACTGAACTTCAGTCAAACGTTTGTTATCCCTGCATTTTATTACTGCAAAACGGATGATGTCATTGATCTTATGCCGTCTCTGTGTTTCTACATGCCAGTATATCGTAAGGcaatcatatgtatgtatgtatgtatgtatgtatgtatgtatgtatgtatgtatgtatgtatgtatgtatgtatgtatgtatgtatgtatgtatgtatgtaggtatgtaggtatgtatgcacgtacatacgtatgtatatacatgtatacatttttgtttacatgtttgtacTAATGCACACTTATGTATCTATGCCAGAATGTATGCATGCTACATTAAAAAATCTCAAGAAATACGAATTTTACTGCTTTTGTTCATTGTCTATTATATAAGGTAAATGATGGTCTTTTTCTTGACAGCATTTTGCAGTCTTATTGCCGTCTAACTTTAGTATGAATGTTTAATCACAAACAACTCACTTTACTGTCCGAGAATAATCATTCACATTTTAAAGTCGAAAGGAGATTTGACATCGATGTtctcattttaacaaaaatattttatcggAAATAATTATGGCTTTTGCGATTGTTATCAAGAATAATTGTACACATATGTACATCACAAATGCACTCATCAAATTGAAACTGAGTTCATCGATGCCATTTTCTCTGACTTTTATTTTGCCACTCCATGCCGTTCTGAAATGTAGTTTGGCATAGACTAATGTATTTGAAACCTTCCTTTCAGACCAAACAGACCATGGAAGGCCATGCCACGGAAATAAGTGTTGGCTGTGCAATGCTTGCATTGTTAATCGGTAAGTATAGCTTATTGCCAGAATTGTTAGTGTCGAAGACTCCAAAACAGTTGACATCCACAGGTTTCAATGAATATCGAGAATGATCTACCAGCCATTTCGCCTAAATGTGTGCAAACTGCTACTATAAAAGTatcttattttcaaaccaactaTACGAAAAGATATAGATCAGAAAGTTCCATAGAAGATAAGCGTGGTTATATTTTTCTTCTCAGGATGTTCGATCATCGTTATCATCATCTTTATAAGAAGACGTCGTCGAACAAAAAAATGGAGTACAACTGATGATGTCAATCATTCATCCAATGAACCAGACCAAACTGCTAATGAACTCGCAGTATTGCATTGTAATCCGTTACAACCAGCGGCTGAGTTCGATAATCCGGTTGTTCCTCATTAGGTTTCCGGGGTGTCGTTTTtgttacagtcatgagtataaATTGACTATGTTTGTCTTACCGCAATGCTCGAGCGAGCTTTTTTCTACTCTCTCATTGGATCCGTTGTGTTCTTGTAGAAAGTTTCATTGACTTGATCACATCACAACAGCCTTTTAAAAATATAACCTAGAGGTACATATATTAAAATCATAAGCTCGTTTTTTTTCGAGTTTTCGAAGGGACAGTACACGCTATACGCATTTATGTGATCAGAGACCCCGGGAACGAGAAACATAACTCAAATGTTTACGTTTTACAGGTGAAGGAATGCCCAATGCTTTATTTACCGGTATAGCGAGAACCTTTTTCATATTACCAATATTCTACTGTGTATCTCGAGCGTTAGTTTTATTTTGAGTCTTATCGAAAACTATGGAAATTGTTATACAAGTTGTATCATCATCTTTTCCAATTGAACATATAAACCTCCTTTTCACTCGGCAGTAAGTACAAAGGATGGTGACAATTATGCTTAACAATGTCAGTGTTCTTTAaagacacacacaaacagacagacactcaGAGAAATATATACTATCGGTATActttacaaatatacaattttcgtataatttacacacacacacacacacacacacacatatatataccatTTATATTTTACTTTACTGTCCTTATACAAACATTTAGACGGTTTCAGAGTTTTTATTTCAGTAATAGATGATAGTCAAAAGGTTTCGTACAATATAGTGTGAGGAAGCTTTTAGgtttcatgtcaattattttacTTAGTGTTGCAATTTTTGagtattttcatctttttcctgttgatttttttctccaaaCATAGTATCCGGATCGAGTCATCATATATCAAATGTAAGCCGTCTCCTGCTAGTACCTGAAAGTTTTCTTTTCCAAGCATTACAATATTGGATTTTATGTAGGTATTGTGGCAATGAATCATTTAATAGTAATCCTAAGACTGAGATAGACATGTTGTGTATTTTCTCGCAAAATGTGTACGTGTACATTAGATTTGTCGAATGTGCCATTCCGTTGACTTACATGAATCAGTTCTTATCAATTATTCTTGCATTCTGATTCACTGTTTTCGTCATGAATCTCCAACCGTTATGTTGTCTGTAAACATTGctatcgtttttcaattcagcATAagtgtttaagattttttaaatattttatcacatcGTCAAAGAAGCTTATTGAAGTGTAGCTcttcagtaacttttgattGTCACACGATGGTCTGTCACGTGATAGAGCAGTGCATATTGAAACAAACGCAGTGCATTAACATATCTGCAATGTGCCTCagaaccaaaaatgaaaaaaaaaactacattaaTGTCTTAATCACACGACGTAAGCCGGAATGAAAGGGAACAAAGGATAAATCGTCACTCACTGATATGATATCACGTGGTTCATTGTCATATTTTCCCACAGTACTTTCATTGTGTCCCATACATTCCAGACATTTGAACTAAACTGTATGAATCAAGGAAACTACATACGCTCTTCGGAGCATTAGACTtgataaattgtattttttatctctttttatAAACAGAGACAGTCATGAGAAATATAAAGCGAGAATTATAACCTGGATGGAATAGGTGTGAATACGTTTGTTTTGCTCCATGTGTGAACACATAGGACATATCTTTTCAGATGCCTATGTCTTAGTGTGTGTGTACATAGTTCCTCCAGTATTGATTATCTTATTTAGGTAAAGTCAAGATATAGACATCAGAAATTGCTAACTCCTTAACGTAATTCAAATTTCGAAGCACGATTTTGCaataatgaagttatcacagccGGTTTCAATTCACACTTTGCTCACTGACGAGTGGACTTTAAAATTTGTTCGAGCAGAGACCGCAATACACAGCGCCTCCACAGGTCATTCCTGCAACCTCCTGCGCCCTTTTGTTTGAATATGAAACTGATTGAGGTTTCAGCCTCTTGGCCTGGGGCAAGGGTGTGATAAGATAAGAAAAAATGGTCCGCGTTCATGGATTATTTGAGTCTTTCACCTCTCAGCCACATATCAATCAAGTTCTATTCAAgttctattttcgaaacacctgacatcacttattggtcttttggccagaggtccatatatcttctttcatgatttgactttgtttgtgtactgtctatttactgtctgttctgtgctgttttgtgtctatgtttacaactattgtcttacaaattttgacctagtgttattggattatggattggtatgattgcgattattctaGATCAAATGTTAATGTGTCAACTTGACCAAGGCCCGGTTTACAAACAAGATTTGGACCCGGTCGCAACTTTGCGTCGATTTTGAACGAACACAGACCCAACACCAACTCGGACGGCCCACTGACAGGGCTGACAAAGCGCCTTTCTGAAATCAGGTCCGAATCAGAAATGGCCTTAACTCTGAAAAAGCGAGCATAGTTTTCATCTCACAATGTTCCAGTGGAACTCTGACATGGAATTTTAATGTTTCAGTTTCATTTCTTGTGCTTGCCTTGACTCATCGTCATTAAGTAGGGCGGGTGGAAATTTTGATTACCGTAATGCAGAATTATATCTTGCGACCAATTACAATTCGGCGTTACTGCAGTCACAGTGTCAATGGTCATACTGATTTCGTGACCCTCCGCAAAATGCGTTAGTGGCTTCAATTGATTATTAATCCTTCGAAAGGTGAATCAAGAGGACGAGGCTTTTCAAATCTGTAGAGAGGGTGATGGATCAAAAATCTCTGCAATTTTTGCGCACAGAACTTACAAAGTCTTTGTCACATGTACGTTGGTGGAACTTTGTCGGAAATCCAAAGCTAAGAGAAAGGTATTGAAGGTAAACAACGATAAAAAGGAGAAGCAAATAAAACGGCTCACAATAACACGCAAACGGGTCCGGAGTTTTTCCTCCTCAGGTAACTTATTTCGTTCGTTTGTACTCCTCTACTTTCTGTTTGAATTTTCTCCCGCGAAAACTGTCACACGTCTACTCAATTGTTCGTGGCACATTGGCGACGACATGCAAAGTTGCGGAATCGGCAGGATTTTAAAATCTGAAAGTTTTACAGGTAATTTTGTTTACAGCCTATGCGGACTACATTTGACAACGTTAGAGATTTATCGAGCTAACTCATACAATGGCTtccatatttaatttcaaaacccactataaatatgtcaaaattagtttttttataatgaaaaaaattgcgatTTCAGTGATTCAcgtcttattcttgattttgaaagacgaTTGTCAAAGGAAGAAAATTGTGGATAACTTATGTTTTAACCTTGTCAGGATGAGCGCACTGCATAAAAACAATTAATTTGATATTAAAAAGAGATTCCTTGGTATTCTTCTCAAAACCCCCTTCCCCTGTGAACGTAGTCGGTTTGTAGCAATGCCAAGCACAGTTTCTTATTCTGTGTTCCCACAGACATTACATAGTTTCCTTACAAGAGGAAATCAAAATAGGTTGAAGTAGGTACCGTGCCCAGTCTAATTAAAATCTAATGTAGATATGGAGCCGTTTCCACCCTTGCCCGCTCTCTGCAGTTCTCGTTTGGTGATAGTCGACTGCCTCacaacaaatatatacatatcaGTTAACGAGAACAGCACAGAACACGCAAAAGTGGATTCTATCTAATCAGATTGGCACCATGCCTATTATGTAGGACATTGCATAACAAAGTTGACGCACTTCCTGCACTGTCAGTGAACAATACAGGTTTTAACATCGTGGTACTCGGGCTTTCCCTTTTGTAACACATGCCCTCG is a window from the Ptychodera flava strain L36383 chromosome 11, AS_Pfla_20210202, whole genome shotgun sequence genome containing:
- the LOC139143875 gene encoding uncharacterized protein yields the protein MIKQVGHELALSLERFAFIFRFVARIQILGLISSEANLFINQEFVFFEVEGNIWDICYAVISARVSVMVPWQDQMWMIAGEFGFGTRSFPLAMSEALTRAAENFGQTANDRLTMAQDSLDTAIAKLEDGKSWLDKRKADVDKANIWFDSAVNALRQVEDSLDSMRDKVKEAKDWLREKQRDIDKLCKIRTCKKLCVPGVKWETCTKSGWGFTIHYPCLRSTSCMFEIPDVICIGANVICAAIRALAFVVLKIAEAAVGVALLAFDATKLLVQAAQIVVDKSRVVLEIAKVGFDLAKVALTVAQETLRGAQQALETVKILVAAGIEVFKFIVRYGLGAIVDIKRSWFEIEVSTFNIFVFDVGIEVELFRLGMRDLSVTINFKNFLESVWNAAVAIIKTIAEFLLPFRKRRSIESGFGDISNSYNQSNFNNDTLHVKVPFNDVFKNGTETVVTEDKETELRITMFEEKCIIFEELADYLTEAMTVLYDIAFDSNDGMGNASDVLNGIDDMIQNITNIEKNNTGINVTEAYFNYNLTEEEIELAITDVNITENPVVNESVNALVTVKDTTLAEISSASDYHILAPWKQMMMNYTAQVFTEDECASFEDCLFYTFDQMYDLYENVDLPNATTMRSLIIDAKQQFFAVLRNDSLRIADAEAVAAGILDLLQESRELKIFCATPPTIIQQPSSVTTLEGSNITLFCTAEADPMASYTWYKDGRIISSAVLVGQLHLITVSDSSRGWYFCQAGNHVVNITSVEVYVDVHKVPVITAVSEYKVVLEGEEPPIVLSCNSTGWPLPSIRWFFASAQSTYMPLDVKADFLLLEKPRLSQTGSYTCEASNVAGKDTSKEFKITVVGTSFAVPVLTASFEFYDSVLYEDHVSTCGTSTMEGSLPLHDLQDAIGNRLQNILGIDAERVVDLAVRRTGQGVEINGEVRFSVLAGNMPPITSTVDSPYEQLESMHGTARKELSVLGNILQEASFQEQVMFEKDGCRASLKSGTMAWSNLAARCPAGYHGHDTKIFLCVCCAPGQYRADAVNSSFCLPCPFGTYQHSMCSSSCIPCPDGLTTNVEGSADVDKCNVPVLKPTPTNITESQTKQTMEGHATEISVGCAMLALLIGCSIIVIIIFIRRRRRTKKWSTTDDVNHSSNEPDQTANELAVLHCNPLQPAAEFDNPVVPH